A genomic stretch from Sphingobacterium sp. ML3W includes:
- a CDS encoding FUSC family protein, which translates to MLVGFLLGYILFVSFPEYSVSWTLISIILVISPQENESKKIAIDRAKSNFIGSAIGLSLYFVPIPQLYAMIIGMLASLIICKALNIMAVARTSMVALIIVYLHEQESRSYFAALDRFGCVCVGCLIGLGVILSTRNIIIKLRNRYNC; encoded by the coding sequence GTGCTAGTAGGATTTTTACTAGGCTACATTCTATTTGTGTCCTTTCCGGAATACTCTGTTTCCTGGACACTTATTTCAATTATCCTAGTGATATCCCCGCAGGAAAATGAGTCCAAAAAAATTGCCATTGACCGTGCCAAATCCAATTTCATTGGCTCTGCCATCGGTCTCAGTTTATACTTCGTACCGATTCCACAGCTATATGCAATGATTATCGGGATGCTTGCCTCCCTCATCATCTGCAAGGCACTGAATATTATGGCTGTGGCCCGCACATCTATGGTGGCTTTAATTATTGTCTACCTACATGAGCAGGAAAGTCGTTCATATTTTGCAGCCCTCGACCGTTTCGGTTGTGTTTGCGTGGGATGTTTGATCGGCTTAGGTGTCATCCTATCCACCCGGAATATTATTATTAAATTGAGAAATCGGTATAATTGTTGA
- a CDS encoding Lrp/AsnC family transcriptional regulator, with protein sequence MTKVEYNLDQVDYKILRLMQDNGRINNADIARELGMAPSAILERVKKLEQKDVILKYSAKINPAAVDQKLLSFIFIKSNDIIGEQRVGLALAEIPEVQEVHDIAGDDGYLIKVRTADSTGLVDLMRNTLGKVEGIISTRTTIVLQTVKEDQQVVIPE encoded by the coding sequence ATGACAAAAGTAGAATATAATTTAGATCAGGTAGATTACAAAATTCTTCGTTTAATGCAGGATAACGGGCGTATCAACAATGCTGATATCGCTAGAGAATTAGGTATGGCTCCTTCAGCAATACTGGAGCGGGTTAAGAAGCTTGAACAGAAAGACGTGATCCTAAAATACAGCGCCAAGATCAATCCAGCGGCTGTTGATCAGAAACTTTTATCATTTATTTTCATCAAATCCAATGATATCATTGGCGAACAACGTGTAGGTCTCGCCCTCGCGGAAATCCCGGAGGTACAAGAAGTACACGACATTGCTGGAGATGACGGTTATCTTATCAAAGTAAGAACGGCAGATTCAACAGGTTTGGTTGATTTAATGCGCAATACACTGGGTAAAGTAGAAGGAATAATTTCTACTCGTACCACAATTGTACTTCAAACGGTAAAAGAAGATCAACAGGTTGTTATACCTGAATAA